Proteins co-encoded in one Acanthopagrus latus isolate v.2019 chromosome 10, fAcaLat1.1, whole genome shotgun sequence genomic window:
- the spata6l gene encoding spermatogenesis associated 6-like protein isoform X4 has protein sequence MSRKALKVVVQFNCRAVSCPGVHLPAKDDIYLSMCFMGQYHQSECLPAVFPLLFHEKMTFEKIFRHAVDPGDIAVMLEYETVRVELVQLVPPGGDSLACFEEDARRFLFPEPKLVPSFSGVDREVLMTRAPHFPGISPRLEFSTKTSIVECSAEAEINTYPKVPMLVASWPGASRSASPQRSAVFTSSSSPLTKSSSTVRFSPSGRRQSLSGGLVGGIEDDSSSSGTQDSLDYHQGPDPSTLWQSYREQAVHSRCQSSTHREWEEVQERVRGLLTTPKAVRRLIYGATDYEIDQVLASRSISPGPPE, from the exons ATGTCCCGAAAAGCGCTGAAGGTGGTGGTGCAGTTCAACTGCAGAGCG GTTTCTTGTCCTGGTGTTCATCTGCCAGCCAAGGATGATATCTACCTGAGCATGTGCTTCATGGGCCAGTACCACCAGTCCGAATGTCTCCCTGCCgtctttcctctgctgtttcatGAGAAGATGACCTTTGAGAAG atTTTCAGGCATGCAGTTGATCCGGGAGACATCGCTGTGATGCTTGAGT ATGAGACGGTCAGAGTAGAACTGGTGCAGCTGGTTCCTCCAG GGGGGGACTCTCTGGCCTGCTTCGAAGAAGACGCTCGTCGTTTCTTATTCCCAGAGCCCAAACTGGTTCCCTCTTTCTCTGGAGTGGATCGAGAGGTTCTGATGACCCGAGCTCCTCACTTTCCA GGCATCTCTCCCAGGTTGGAGTTTTCCACCAAAACATCCATTGTTGAGTGCTCAGCTGAGGCAGAGATCAACACTTACCCCAAGGTGCCCATG CTGGTGGCTTCGTGGCCTGGAGCCAGTCGGTCTGCCTCGCCACAGCGTTCTGCAGTCTTTACAAGCTCCTCTTCACCTTTGACCAAGTCTTCATCCACAG TGAGATTTTCTCCATCTGGCAGAAGACAGTCTTTATCTGGTGGTTTG GTTGGGGGAATAGAAGACGACTCCAGTTCTTCAGGAACACAAGACTCCCTTGACTACCACCAAGGCCCTGACCCTTCAACGCTGTGGCAGTCTTACAGAGAACAGGCCGTGCACAGCAG GTGCCAGTCCAGCACTCACAGAGAATGGGAAGAGGTCCAGGAGCGTGTTCGGGGACTCCTAACAACACCAAAAGCTGTCCGCCGACTTATCTAT GGGGCCACAGACTACGAGATAGACCAGGTTTTAGCCAGCAGGTCCATCTCTCCAGGACCCCCGGAATGA
- the spata6l gene encoding spermatogenesis associated 6-like protein isoform X2, which produces MSRKALKVVVQFNCRAVSCPGVHLPAKDDIYLSMCFMGQYHQSECLPAVFPLLFHEKMTFEKIFRHAVDPGDIAVMLEYETVRVELVQLVPPGGDSLACFEEDARRFLFPEPKLVPSFSGVDREVLMTRAPHFPGISPRLEFSTKTSIVECSAEAEINTYPKKPVINRNRKQSSRPRRSSPQRKQPQNHGKRRGGRVCRERQSSTRSPSYISRSKSLSPLRAGNAQRLARLSLDSATRGSADQDTNGTSHPLVASWPGASRSASPQRSAVFTSSSSPLTKSSSTVRFSPSGRRQSLSGGLVGGIEDDSSSSGTQDSLDYHQGPDPSTLWQSYREQAVHSRCQSSTHREWEEVQERVRGLLTTPKAVRRLIYGATDYEIDQVLASRSISPGPPE; this is translated from the exons ATGTCCCGAAAAGCGCTGAAGGTGGTGGTGCAGTTCAACTGCAGAGCG GTTTCTTGTCCTGGTGTTCATCTGCCAGCCAAGGATGATATCTACCTGAGCATGTGCTTCATGGGCCAGTACCACCAGTCCGAATGTCTCCCTGCCgtctttcctctgctgtttcatGAGAAGATGACCTTTGAGAAG atTTTCAGGCATGCAGTTGATCCGGGAGACATCGCTGTGATGCTTGAGT ATGAGACGGTCAGAGTAGAACTGGTGCAGCTGGTTCCTCCAG GGGGGGACTCTCTGGCCTGCTTCGAAGAAGACGCTCGTCGTTTCTTATTCCCAGAGCCCAAACTGGTTCCCTCTTTCTCTGGAGTGGATCGAGAGGTTCTGATGACCCGAGCTCCTCACTTTCCA GGCATCTCTCCCAGGTTGGAGTTTTCCACCAAAACATCCATTGTTGAGTGCTCAGCTGAGGCAGAGATCAACACTTACCCCAAG AAACCAGTAATAAATAGGAACAGGAAACAATCCAGCAGGCCAAGGAGATCCTCACCTCAGAGGAAGCAACCTCAAAACCATGGAAAGAGACGAGGTGGCAGggtgtgcagagagagacaaagcagCACTAGGTCACCTTCTTACATTTCCAGATCCAAGTCACTATCACCTCTTAGAGCTGGAAACGCCCAGCGTTTGGCCCGACTCAGCCTGGACTCTGCAACTCGTGGTTCTGCCGACCAGGACACGAATGGCACCTCTCATCCT CTGGTGGCTTCGTGGCCTGGAGCCAGTCGGTCTGCCTCGCCACAGCGTTCTGCAGTCTTTACAAGCTCCTCTTCACCTTTGACCAAGTCTTCATCCACAG TGAGATTTTCTCCATCTGGCAGAAGACAGTCTTTATCTGGTGGTTTG GTTGGGGGAATAGAAGACGACTCCAGTTCTTCAGGAACACAAGACTCCCTTGACTACCACCAAGGCCCTGACCCTTCAACGCTGTGGCAGTCTTACAGAGAACAGGCCGTGCACAGCAG GTGCCAGTCCAGCACTCACAGAGAATGGGAAGAGGTCCAGGAGCGTGTTCGGGGACTCCTAACAACACCAAAAGCTGTCCGCCGACTTATCTAT GGGGCCACAGACTACGAGATAGACCAGGTTTTAGCCAGCAGGTCCATCTCTCCAGGACCCCCGGAATGA
- the spata6l gene encoding spermatogenesis associated 6-like protein isoform X1: MSRKALKVVVQFNCRAVSCPGVHLPAKDDIYLSMCFMGQYHQSECLPAVFPLLFHEKMTFEKIFRHAVDPGDIAVMLEYETVRVELVQLVPPGGDSLACFEEDARRFLFPEPKLVPSFSGVDREVLMTRAPHFPGISPRLEFSTKTSIVECSAEAEINTYPKVPMKPVINRNRKQSSRPRRSSPQRKQPQNHGKRRGGRVCRERQSSTRSPSYISRSKSLSPLRAGNAQRLARLSLDSATRGSADQDTNGTSHPLVASWPGASRSASPQRSAVFTSSSSPLTKSSSTVRFSPSGRRQSLSGGLVGGIEDDSSSSGTQDSLDYHQGPDPSTLWQSYREQAVHSRCQSSTHREWEEVQERVRGLLTTPKAVRRLIYGATDYEIDQVLASRSISPGPPE, from the exons ATGTCCCGAAAAGCGCTGAAGGTGGTGGTGCAGTTCAACTGCAGAGCG GTTTCTTGTCCTGGTGTTCATCTGCCAGCCAAGGATGATATCTACCTGAGCATGTGCTTCATGGGCCAGTACCACCAGTCCGAATGTCTCCCTGCCgtctttcctctgctgtttcatGAGAAGATGACCTTTGAGAAG atTTTCAGGCATGCAGTTGATCCGGGAGACATCGCTGTGATGCTTGAGT ATGAGACGGTCAGAGTAGAACTGGTGCAGCTGGTTCCTCCAG GGGGGGACTCTCTGGCCTGCTTCGAAGAAGACGCTCGTCGTTTCTTATTCCCAGAGCCCAAACTGGTTCCCTCTTTCTCTGGAGTGGATCGAGAGGTTCTGATGACCCGAGCTCCTCACTTTCCA GGCATCTCTCCCAGGTTGGAGTTTTCCACCAAAACATCCATTGTTGAGTGCTCAGCTGAGGCAGAGATCAACACTTACCCCAAGGTGCCCATG AAACCAGTAATAAATAGGAACAGGAAACAATCCAGCAGGCCAAGGAGATCCTCACCTCAGAGGAAGCAACCTCAAAACCATGGAAAGAGACGAGGTGGCAGggtgtgcagagagagacaaagcagCACTAGGTCACCTTCTTACATTTCCAGATCCAAGTCACTATCACCTCTTAGAGCTGGAAACGCCCAGCGTTTGGCCCGACTCAGCCTGGACTCTGCAACTCGTGGTTCTGCCGACCAGGACACGAATGGCACCTCTCATCCT CTGGTGGCTTCGTGGCCTGGAGCCAGTCGGTCTGCCTCGCCACAGCGTTCTGCAGTCTTTACAAGCTCCTCTTCACCTTTGACCAAGTCTTCATCCACAG TGAGATTTTCTCCATCTGGCAGAAGACAGTCTTTATCTGGTGGTTTG GTTGGGGGAATAGAAGACGACTCCAGTTCTTCAGGAACACAAGACTCCCTTGACTACCACCAAGGCCCTGACCCTTCAACGCTGTGGCAGTCTTACAGAGAACAGGCCGTGCACAGCAG GTGCCAGTCCAGCACTCACAGAGAATGGGAAGAGGTCCAGGAGCGTGTTCGGGGACTCCTAACAACACCAAAAGCTGTCCGCCGACTTATCTAT GGGGCCACAGACTACGAGATAGACCAGGTTTTAGCCAGCAGGTCCATCTCTCCAGGACCCCCGGAATGA
- the spata6l gene encoding spermatogenesis associated 6-like protein isoform X3: protein MLEYETVRVELVQLVPPGGDSLACFEEDARRFLFPEPKLVPSFSGVDREVLMTRAPHFPGISPRLEFSTKTSIVECSAEAEINTYPKVPMKPVINRNRKQSSRPRRSSPQRKQPQNHGKRRGGRVCRERQSSTRSPSYISRSKSLSPLRAGNAQRLARLSLDSATRGSADQDTNGTSHPLVASWPGASRSASPQRSAVFTSSSSPLTKSSSTVRFSPSGRRQSLSGGLVGGIEDDSSSSGTQDSLDYHQGPDPSTLWQSYREQAVHSRCQSSTHREWEEVQERVRGLLTTPKAVRRLIYGATDYEIDQVLASRSISPGPPE from the exons ATGCTTGAGT ATGAGACGGTCAGAGTAGAACTGGTGCAGCTGGTTCCTCCAG GGGGGGACTCTCTGGCCTGCTTCGAAGAAGACGCTCGTCGTTTCTTATTCCCAGAGCCCAAACTGGTTCCCTCTTTCTCTGGAGTGGATCGAGAGGTTCTGATGACCCGAGCTCCTCACTTTCCA GGCATCTCTCCCAGGTTGGAGTTTTCCACCAAAACATCCATTGTTGAGTGCTCAGCTGAGGCAGAGATCAACACTTACCCCAAGGTGCCCATG AAACCAGTAATAAATAGGAACAGGAAACAATCCAGCAGGCCAAGGAGATCCTCACCTCAGAGGAAGCAACCTCAAAACCATGGAAAGAGACGAGGTGGCAGggtgtgcagagagagacaaagcagCACTAGGTCACCTTCTTACATTTCCAGATCCAAGTCACTATCACCTCTTAGAGCTGGAAACGCCCAGCGTTTGGCCCGACTCAGCCTGGACTCTGCAACTCGTGGTTCTGCCGACCAGGACACGAATGGCACCTCTCATCCT CTGGTGGCTTCGTGGCCTGGAGCCAGTCGGTCTGCCTCGCCACAGCGTTCTGCAGTCTTTACAAGCTCCTCTTCACCTTTGACCAAGTCTTCATCCACAG TGAGATTTTCTCCATCTGGCAGAAGACAGTCTTTATCTGGTGGTTTG GTTGGGGGAATAGAAGACGACTCCAGTTCTTCAGGAACACAAGACTCCCTTGACTACCACCAAGGCCCTGACCCTTCAACGCTGTGGCAGTCTTACAGAGAACAGGCCGTGCACAGCAG GTGCCAGTCCAGCACTCACAGAGAATGGGAAGAGGTCCAGGAGCGTGTTCGGGGACTCCTAACAACACCAAAAGCTGTCCGCCGACTTATCTAT GGGGCCACAGACTACGAGATAGACCAGGTTTTAGCCAGCAGGTCCATCTCTCCAGGACCCCCGGAATGA